CCATCAAGGAGGCGTGGCCGCGGCCGAAGATGCTCATCCTGAACTTCCCGGGAAATCCCACCACCCAGTGCGTCGACCTCGACTTCTTCGAGCACGTGGTGGCCATGGCGCGGGAGTACGGGATCTGGGTGGTCCACGACATCGCCTACGCCGAGATCACCTTCGACGGCTACGAGGCCCCCTCCATCCTCCAGGTGCCCGGCGCCAAGGAGGTGGCGGTGGAGTTCTACAGCCTCTCCAAGACCTACAACATGCCCGGCTGGCGCGTGGGCTTCATGTGCGGCAACGACAAGCTGGTCGCCGCCCTGGCGCGGATGAAGTCCTACCTCGACTACGGCACCTTCACCCCCATCCAGGTGGCCGCCATCCATGCCCTGGAGGGGCCGCAGGAATGCAAGGAGGAGATCCGCGCCATGTACGAGCGCCGGCGCGACCACCTGGTATCGGGCCTGCGTGGCGCCGGCTGGGAGGTGGAATCGCCGCGGGCGACCATGTTCGTCTGGGCGCCGATCCCCGAGGCCTATCGCCACCTGGGCTCCCTGGAGTTCTCCAAGAAGCTCCTGCAGGACGCCAAGGTGGCCGTCTCGCCGGGTATTGGTTTCGGCGAATACGGCGACGACCACGTGCGCTTCAGCCTCATCGAGAACGAACACCGCACCCGCCAGGCGGTGCGCGGTATCCGCGACATGTTCCGCCGGGACGGCGTCGCCCAGAGCTGACGCCGCCGGCCAGGAAAGGAGGAAAACCTTGGAACCGGTAAAGATCGGCCTTCTGGGCCTGGGGACCGTGGGCTGCGGCACCGCGACGGTCCTGGAGCGCAACGCCAGTGAGATCGGCCGGCGCGCCGGCCGCGGCATCCAGATCGCGGCGGCCAGTGCCCGGGATATCGAGCGGCCCCGGGCCTGCGACACCAGTGGCATGCGGCTCACCACCGAACCCACCGAGGTGGTGGACGACCCCGAGGTCCAGGTGGTCGTGGAGCTCATGGGCGGCGAGGGTCTGGCCCGGGAGATGGTCCTGCGCGCCATCGAGGCCGGCAAGCACGTGGTCACTGCCAACAAGGCGATGATCGCCAAGCACGGCAACGAGATCTTCGCCGCTGCCCAGGCCCGGGGCGTCATGGTCGCCTTCGAGGCAGCGGTGGCCGGCGGCATCCCCATCATCAAGGCCATCCGCGAGGGGCTGGCCGGCAACCGCATCGAGTGGCTGGCCGGGATCATCAACGGCACCGGCAACTTCATCCTCACCGAGATGCGCGACAAGGGTCGCGACTTCGCCGACGTCCTCGGCGAGGCGCAGCGGCTGGGCTATGCGGAGGCCGACCCGACCTTCGACGTCGAGGGGATCGATGCCGCCCACAAGCTCACCATCCTGGCGGCCATCTCCTTCGGGATCCCGCTGCGCTTCGATGACGTCCACTGCGAGGGCATCGGTCACATCGCCCGGGAGGATGTCGCCTACGCCGACGAGCTGGGCTATCGCATCAAGAACATCGGCTTCGCCCGCCAGAACGAGGACGGCGTGGAGCTGCGGGTCCACCCGACCCTGATCCCGGAAAAGCGCCTCATCGCCAACGTCGACGGTGTCATGAATGCCGTGCTGGTGCGCGGCGATGCCGTGGGGCCGACCCTCTACTACGGACCGGGTGCCGGCGCGGAGCCCACCGCCTCCGCCGTGGTGGCGGACCTGGTGGACGTGGTCCGGGCGCTGACCAGCGATCCGGAGAACCGGGTGCCCCACCTGGCCTTCCAGCCCGACGCCATCGTCGAGCGGCCCATCCTGCCCATCGACGCCGTGGAGACGGCCTACTACCTGCGCCTGCAGGCGGTGGACCGGCCCGGCGTCCTGGCCGAGATCACCCGGATCCTGGGCGAGGAGGGGATCAGTATCGAGGCCATGATGCAGAAGGAGCCGCCGGGCAGCGCGCCCGATTCGGCCACCGTGATCATGTTGACCCAGCGGGTGGTGGAGCGCTCCATGAACCGCGCCATCGAGCGCATCGAGGCGCTGGACACCGTCGCTGGCAACGTTACCCGCATCCGCATGGAGACGCTGGGCTAGGCCCGGCGCGACGAGGAAAACCACATGCCGTTTCGTCCCCGCTACACCGGCCTCATCGACAAGTACCGCGACCGCCTGCCGGTCCACGATGACACCCGCGTCATCGGTCTGGGCGAGGGCAACACGCCCCTCATCCGGCTGAACAACATCCCCGCCGAGCTGGGCCGGGACGTGGACATCTACGTGAAGTACGAGGGGCTGAATCCCACCGGCTCGTTCAAGGATCGCGGCATGACCATGGCCGTGACCCAGGCGGTGAACGAGGGATCGAAGGCGATCATCTGTGCCTCCACCGGCAACACCTCGGCCTCCGCCGCCGCCTACGCCGCCCGGGCCGGGATCACCCCCTTCGTGATCATCCCCGACGGCAAGATCGCCATGGGCAAGATGGCCCAGGCGATGATCGAGGGGGCCGTGGTCATCCAGATCCAGGGCAACTTCGACGAGGGCATGCGACTGGTGAAGGAGGTCGCCAACGAGGCGCCGGTGACCATCGTCAACTCCATCAACCCCTACCGCCTCCAGGGGCAGAAGACCGCCGCCTTCGAGATCGTCGAGGAGCTGGAGCGCGCCCCGGACTACCACTGCCTGCCCGTGGGCAACGCCGGCAACATCACGGCCCACTGGATCGGCTACAGCGAGATGGCGGCCTCGTCGCC
This region of Thiohalospira halophila DSM 15071 genomic DNA includes:
- a CDS encoding homoserine dehydrogenase, coding for MEPVKIGLLGLGTVGCGTATVLERNASEIGRRAGRGIQIAAASARDIERPRACDTSGMRLTTEPTEVVDDPEVQVVVELMGGEGLAREMVLRAIEAGKHVVTANKAMIAKHGNEIFAAAQARGVMVAFEAAVAGGIPIIKAIREGLAGNRIEWLAGIINGTGNFILTEMRDKGRDFADVLGEAQRLGYAEADPTFDVEGIDAAHKLTILAAISFGIPLRFDDVHCEGIGHIAREDVAYADELGYRIKNIGFARQNEDGVELRVHPTLIPEKRLIANVDGVMNAVLVRGDAVGPTLYYGPGAGAEPTASAVVADLVDVVRALTSDPENRVPHLAFQPDAIVERPILPIDAVETAYYLRLQAVDRPGVLAEITRILGEEGISIEAMMQKEPPGSAPDSATVIMLTQRVVERSMNRAIERIEALDTVAGNVTRIRMETLG
- the thrC gene encoding threonine synthase produces the protein MPFRPRYTGLIDKYRDRLPVHDDTRVIGLGEGNTPLIRLNNIPAELGRDVDIYVKYEGLNPTGSFKDRGMTMAVTQAVNEGSKAIICASTGNTSASAAAYAARAGITPFVIIPDGKIAMGKMAQAMIEGAVVIQIQGNFDEGMRLVKEVANEAPVTIVNSINPYRLQGQKTAAFEIVEELERAPDYHCLPVGNAGNITAHWIGYSEMAASSPKDATDACSFCQGHCKFAGGASVGNRPKMVGYQAAGSAPFLRGAYVDDPDTVATAIRIGHPQSWDMAWTVSQESGGWFDECADAEILDAQSLLARREGIFCEPASAASLAGALRDIQNGRIEDGSTIVCTLTGHGLKDPDTAIQQAEERGGRMHRVPAELGAVKEAILGNLD
- the alaC gene encoding alanine transaminase, which gives rise to MNEEFPRIKRLPPYVFNIVNDLKAKARARGEDIVDFGMGNPDQPTPRHIVDKLVEAAQRNNTHRYSVSRGIPRLRRAISQWYADRYDVAIDPENEAIVTIGSKEGLAHLALSVLEQGDTVLVPNPAYPIHPYGVVIAGADIRHVPLVPDVDFFAELERAIKEAWPRPKMLILNFPGNPTTQCVDLDFFEHVVAMAREYGIWVVHDIAYAEITFDGYEAPSILQVPGAKEVAVEFYSLSKTYNMPGWRVGFMCGNDKLVAALARMKSYLDYGTFTPIQVAAIHALEGPQECKEEIRAMYERRRDHLVSGLRGAGWEVESPRATMFVWAPIPEAYRHLGSLEFSKKLLQDAKVAVSPGIGFGEYGDDHVRFSLIENEHRTRQAVRGIRDMFRRDGVAQS